A section of the Brachyhypopomus gauderio isolate BG-103 chromosome 13, BGAUD_0.2, whole genome shotgun sequence genome encodes:
- the LOC143473258 gene encoding anoctamin-10-like, which produces MLSQQVSDSDAGTFEPLVVLELAESTKDETITWLEERIKAKQQNGGAELLVKKLELVEEDKGKPANMSVGSIWQKLSNQDFSDIITGAELLLEKVLGRVQKEQNGKRTVLYVGSTRQRLLAGAEVAGLFKEFKDGTMRGFTNASREDFKDFEGDGDSFLNTAERQYILKHELDMLRAKEKEDYVPGNSEVKLYSGESIIHRLQSDGIILQYFPLHEKELLKKLSRSWYQNIKLSAQPLDDIRNYFGEGIAIYSAFLEFFTFALVPMVPIGILYYLFAWEDYNRYVLFAVFNLVWSTVFLELWKRQCAQLAYGWGTLSCKTAYEEPRPGFHGTPGRNKVTGREEPVYPSTKRLLRIYLVSVPFVLLCLYISVYVMMIYFDMEIWAQNVYDAEPTFWTSVLLFIPSIIYGVVIEVMNQLFQYAAEFLTKWENHRLESSFQNHLVLKVLVFNFVNCFDCLFYIAFVMQDMVQLRQSLATLLITSQILNQVMESFLPYWLQGRRNKKLQNKVQKNMKRDKEDKMLALVEQVELESDMKSYTGTFDDYMEQFLLFGYVSLFSCVYPLAALLVVLNNVTEVYSDAFKMCNVFKRPFSEPASDIGVWQLAFEVMSVIAVVTNCALICLSPQVKAYFSGADIQLFLTVVAVEHVLLAFKVILAFVIPDVPKDIQIQLAKLEFASLEALKIKVSTPPNDVSPAAPPPDDVSPAAPPPNDVSPAAPPPNDVSPAAPPPNDVSPAAPPPNDVGPAAPPPNDVGPAAPPPNDVGPAAPPPNDVGPAAPPPDDVGPAAPPPDDVGPAAPPPDDVGPAAPPPDDVGPAAPPPGDVGPAAPPPGDVGPAAPPPGDVGPAAPPPGDVGPAAPPPGDVGPAAPPPGDSGCSASQ; this is translated from the exons GAGCGGAGCTGCTACTGGAGAAAGTGCTGGGCCGTGTACAGAAGGAGCAGAATGGCAAACGTACTGTGCTTTACGTGGGCTCAACCAGGCAGAGGCTCCTTGCTGGAGCGGAGGTGGCGGGGCTGTTCAAGGAGTTCAAAGATGGCACCATGCGGGGATTTACGAACGCCAGCAGGGAGGATTTCAAAGATTTTGAAG GGGATGGAGACAGCTTCCTCAACACTGCGGAACGTCAGTATATACTCAAACATGAGCTTGACATGCTAAGGGCAAAGGAAAAGGAAGATTATGTTCCTGGCAACTCTGAAGTAAAGCTCTACTCTGGAGAATCTATAA TACATAGGTTGCAGTCCGATGGGATTATATTGCAATATTTCCCCCTTCATGAGAAAGAGCTGCTGAAAAAACTTTCACGCTCTTGGTATCAAAACATCAAGCTCTCTGCTCAGCCACTGG ATGACATTAGAAATTACTTTGGAGAAGGCATAGCAATATACAGTGCTTTTCTGGAGTTTTTCACGTTTGCTTTGGTGCCGATGGTCCCCATTGGCATCCTCTACTACCTGTTTGCGTGGGAGGACTACAACAGATATGTCCTGTTCGCTGTCTTCAACCTGGTGTGGTCCACCGTCTTCCTGGAGCTTTGGAAACGACAGTGTGCACAGCTGGCCTACGGATGGGGTACGCTGAGCTGCAAGACGGCCTACGAGGAGCCACGGCCGGGATTCCATGGAACGCCAGGCCGCAATAAAGTGACGGGCCGAGAAGAGCCTGTCTATCCCAGCACCAA ACGGCTGCTGAGGATATACCTGGTGTCTGTGCCCTTTGTGCTGCTGTGCCTGTACATATCTGTCTATGTGATGATGATCTACTTTGACATGGAGATCTGGGCACAGAACGTTTACGATGCAGAACCAACCTTCTGGACAAGTGTTCTGCTCTTCATCCCAAGCATCATCTATGGAGTGGTCATTGAGGTTATGAACCAGCTGTTCCAATATGCAGCTGAGTTTCTCACTAAATGGG AAAACCACAGGCTAGAATCATCCTTTCAAAATCATCTGGTGCTCAAAGTGTTAGTG TTCAACTTCGTCAATTGCTTTGACTGTTTGTTCTATATTGCCTTTGTAATGCAAGATATGGTGCAACTTAGACAG AGTCTTGCTACTCTGCTCATCACCTCTCAGATCCTGAACCAAGTGATGGAATCTTTCCTGCCATACTGGCTGCAGGGGAGACGCAATAAGAAGCTCCAAAATAAAGTCCAGAAGAACATGAAAAGAGACAAAGAAGACAAAATGCTTGCCCTGGTGGAGCAAGTGGAACTGGAGAGTGACATGAAGTCCTACACG GGCACGTTTGACGACTACATGGAGCAGTTCCTGTTGTTTGGCTACGTCAGCCTCTTCTCCTGCGTCTACCCCCTGGCCGCCCTGCTCGTCGTCCTCAACAACGTGACGGAGGTCTACTCCGACGCCTTCAAGATGTGCAACGTGTTCAAACGGCCCTTCTCTGAGCCCGCGTCTGACATTGGAGTGTGGCAA CTGGCGTTTGAGGTAATGAGTGTTATCGCCGTGGTGACCAACTGTGCGCTGATTTGTTTGTCTCCGCAAGTGAAGGCCTACTTCTCTGGAGCAGATATACAGCTTTTTCTTACTGTGGTGGCTGTGGAG CACGTCCTCCTGGCCTTCAAGGTCATCCTGGCATTCGTTATTCCAGATGTGCCTAAGGACATTCAGATCCAGCTCGCCAAGCTGGAGTTCGCATCCCTAGAAGCGCTGAAGATAAAG GTCTCCACGCCTCCCAATGACGTCAGTCCGGCTGCTCCGcctcccgatgacgtcagtccgGCTGCTCCGCCTCCCAATGACGTCAGTCCGGCTGCTCCGCCTCCCAATGACGTCAGTCCGGCTGCTCCGCCTCCCAATGACGTCAGTCCGGCTGCTCCGCCTCCCAATGACGTCGGTCCGGCTGCTCCGCCTCCCAATGACGTCGGTCCGGCTGCTCCGCCTCCCAATGACGTCGGTCCGGCTGCTCCGCCTCCCAATGACGTCGGTCCGGCTGCTCCGCCTCCCGATGACGTCGGTCCGGCTGCTCCGCCTCCCGATGACGTCGGTCCGGCTGCTCCGCCTCCCGATGACGTCGGTCCGGCTGCTCCGCCTCCCGATGACGTCGGTCCGGCTGCTCCGCCTCCCGGTGACGTCGGTCCGGCTGCTCCGCCTCCCGGTGACGTCGGTCCGGCTGCTCCGCCTCCCGGTGACGTCGGTCCAGCTGCTCCGCCTCCCGGTGACGTCGGTCCGGCTGCTCCGCCTCCCGGTGACGTCGGCCCGGCTGCTCCGCCTCCCGGTGAC TCCGGCTGCTCCGCCTCCCAATGA